The following nucleotide sequence is from Microbulbifer sp. A4B17.
TGTAGCGAAAATGCGTAAAGTTAATGACCGCCTTTCCGAGTTTCTTGATGAATACAACAGCTCTATGAAGGAGCTTTACTCTAAGGGCTTCGAATTCAGCCCCATCAATGTTCGAGAGTCAACGGCAAAGCTGATCGCCAAGTATGTGACGGATATACCTGAGGTGGCGTCGGTAGGTGATGGCATTATTTATGCCTCTGGGTACGATGTACCTGTAAGAGTTTTTGTGCCTTATCCCGATGAGGTTTTACCTGTTCTCGTCTATTTCCACGGTGGTGGCCATGTAGCGGGTAATGTTTATTCATTTGACCCCATTTGCCGAAAAATTGCCCGTGAGACCCGACATATTGTTGTTGCGCCAGAGTATCGATTGGCTCCTGAGAATCGTTATCCAAATGCGGTAGCCGATTGCTATGCAGCAATTATGGGAGTTTGGGCGGCACTGGACAGGCTGGGTTTGTATTATCAACCCAGCTTGTCGGTAGCTGGAGACTCTGCAGGTGGAGCATTGGCAGCCACAATATCTCACTTAGCCCAATTTGATTACAGCGTGAAGATTAAAAAGCAGGTTTTAATCTATCCGGTTCTCGATTACACAATGCATTTGAGATCTCATGAAGAGAATGCTGTGGGTTATTTTCTTGAGGCAAGGAAATCTGTTTGGTATCTGGGGCAGTACTTCAATGAAGCGCAGTGTAGGAAAAAAGCATCCCCTCTATTTATGGATTTTACTGCAGCGCTTCCTGAAACATTGGTTTTTACTGTAGAATTTTGCCCGCACCGGGATACTGGAGATATTTACTACCGAAAAATTGAGGAGGTTGGAGTTAGATCCGAAAATGTTCATTTTTCCGATATGATCCATCCGTTTCTTATTCTCGAAGATATGGTGAAGAGTGAGTGTGCAAAAGTATATTCAAGTATGAACAGTTTCTTGAATGACTAATTTTTATTGTCTTTTTCAATAATGAAATACTGGTAAGATAATTTGTAGCCATTATCAAAAACCAATGTTTCCTCCGAGCTTATTGATCGTTCGATTACTATCTCTGCTATTGAGTTAATTGTCTGTTTAGGCTCAGTGTCAATGCATTGAATGTCCATGGAATTAATCACTATGTCGGCACTAATAACTCTATGCTCAATTACTTGGATGATCAGCTGTTGATCATTTTGGTAGAGCTTGAAACCTGGCCCTTCAATCATGGGTTTTTTGTACTTTATCGCCCCCCAGGGACCTTCACATTTTATCGCTTGAAATTGATTTGGTGCCATTTTTATATAAATAGCCTCATTCCCATCACTGAGTGCATTTTCTTTGAGAGCCTGTTTTGTGTGGATGGTTGACCCGTTATCCGCGGATACTTGTATGGATATTGTTTCGGAGGCGGCGTTTGGTATGCAGAGTAGGTAGGTTAGGAACAGCAGTTCTGGAGACTTTTTAATTAAAGTGTTTGCCATTTTGAATTCATTGCTGTATTTGCGTTTTTGAGGTTTTGGCGTTTAAGTCAACCTTTAGAATAATCTTTTGTATCAATAATAGTGCCTTGATGCCAGGTTGTTGGTTGGATAGTATCAAAGAGTGTTTTTAGTCCAGTTTTTACCTTTAAATTGGTACATATGTGCCAATTTAAAGGCTAGATAGCGCTGTTTACAATAATTTATATAAAAGGTGTGGCTATGAAGACTTTGGCGTTTATGGGAGTGATTCTGGTTTTAGCGATGTTTTACGGGTGTTCAGAAGGGCATGAATCCAGAGGTGATAGTAAGTTCAGCGATGGTGACTTTCAAAAGCAGCTGTTGAAAAAAATGATATCTGCAAAAGCTGGAGATGTTATCACTATTCCTGAAGGGAGGTTTCAAATAAATCGCAGCTTGTCCCTGAATGTCGATGGAGTAACGCTGCGTGGTGCGGGTATGAATAAAAGTATCCTCTCTTTTAAAGGGCAGATCCAGGGTGCTGAGGGGATTTTGGTTAATGCCAGTGACTTTACTATTGAAAGTCTGGCTATTGAGGACACCGTAGGAGATGCTCTAAAAGTTAATGAAGGCGAGAATATTATTATCAGGGAAGTGCGGGTCGAGTGGACTAATGGTCCGTCGACCAAAAATGGGGCTTATGGCATTTACCCGGTTCAGACTAAAAATACTTTAATAGATGGTGTCGTAGCTATTGGGGCTTCTGACGCGGGTATTTATGTCGGTCAATCGCAGAATGTTATTGTTCGCAATAGCCGTGCAGAATTTAACGTAGCGGGCATTGAGGTAGAAAATACAATTGGTGCGGACGTTTACAATAATATTGCCATTAATAATACCGGAGGGGTTCTTGTTTTTAATATGCCGAACCTCCCTCAGCCGGGTCATAGTACACGCATCTACAATAACCAGATAAAGAATAATAATACTGATAATTTTGGCCATGAGGGAACGCCTGTTGCAGCAGTGCCTGCAGGTTCTGGGATAGTAATAAATTCGAATGATCGGGTGGAGATATTTGGAAATGATATTTCCGATAACAATACCGCTAATATACTAATTAGCAGCTATTTCACGGCAGGTTACTATAGTGATAAATCCACGCAGGCAGATTTTGATCCCTATCCTGAGGGAATTTATATTTATGATAATAGTTTTACCGGTGGTGGCACTTCACCAGATCATCTACAGTTGAAAGCTCTTAAATTGGCTATGTTTGGTATCTCAGGTGCGCTACCTGATATTCTATGGGATGGTGTTGTCAATCAAAATAAGCTTGTTGATGGTGAAATTCCTCAGGATTTAAAGGTTTGTATTGATAACGGAACAGCCGGTATTATAAATGTAGATTTTGGTAATGATTATAAGAATATATCTACTGATATAGCCCCTCACCTTTGTCATTTAGATAAGTTAAGCAAGGTAGTTTTGGACTTTGATATAGAGCGAAATGGCGCAGACCATTTGGCCGTATTAGAGGCTGATAATGAAGAGTAACAAGCAGATAGTTATGAAGTTTGCCCTGAGAGTTTTTGGATCTTTATTATTGGTTATCCTCTCGGGTTGTGATCCGTATAAAAAAGATGTTCAGTTATTCCCGGCAGAGGCGATACCTGAGAACCTTAGTGCCTGGAATATATTGAAATCGGATAAAGGTGCACTTTACCCCACTGAAAGGGCATTACCCTACGACCTCAATACAGGTTTGTTCTCAGATTACGCGCATAAATTTAGGACAGTTTGGGTGCCTGAGGGTACTTCTGTTGCTTATGGTGAAGATCATTTTGATTATCCGGTGGGTACTGTTTTAAGTAAGACATTCTATTATCCGCTAGATAGCAGTGGCGCGATTCTTCGCACTAATGATTTCTCTGGCGACTATGTCGAAGGGCGCTTTGGTGAGGCTCTCGACCTTAATCGAGTTCGCCTTGTTGAAACGCGTCTTCTAGTTCGCAGGGAAGATAATTGGCAGGCCATGCCGTATGTTTGGAATGAGGAACAAACTGAGGCAACCCTGGAGATTGCTGGAGAGGCAAAAGGCTTTCAATTGGTCAGCCTGAACGGCCATCGAGAAGAATTAACCTATGTTGTGCCTGATGCCAATCAGTGTGCTGGCTGCCATGCAGAAAAGTTTACCGATAAAGCCATTTCCCCTTTGGGACCAAAAGCCCGTCATTTGAATAAGGATTATCCCTACTTCAGTGGTGTAGAGAATCAGCTGCTCTTTTGGCAAAAGAAAGGCTATTTACATGGTGTACCTGAACTGGATAGTTTGCCAAAAAATGCCAGTATTTACGATCACTCTGCGCCACTGGAGGACCGTGCCAGAGCTTATTTGGATATTAACTGTGGCCATTGCCATAACCCCACGGGGCCGGCAGATACTTCAGGGTTAATGCTTCACTATGGGGAAACTGACTGGCGCAAGCTGGGACTTTGCAAGCCACCTATCGCTGCTGGTACAGGCAGCGGAGGTCATCTGTTTGCAATAGTGCCGGGAAAGCCTGAAAGTTCGATTCTGAACTTTCGTGTAGAGTCCACGGCTCCTGGGGCTATGATGCCGGAGTTGGGGAGAAGTATCGTGCATGCAGAAGGCGCTGAACTGCTAGAGAAGTGGGTGAGCTCTTTATCGGGGAGCTGCACTTAATTACTGGGAGAGAATAATAGAAGGCTTGCTGGTGTGAGGAGTCGGGTATGGAGGGGACAGCTCCATACCCATTCCTGGAGACGAGTAATTCGATTTAAATCAGCCGTATGCTGCAGTTTCAGCAACTGCTGTTGCCGCTGGAATTAATCCATTGACCATCAAGGTGACGGTGCGCTCCAGCAGCGGTGAGTCGATGGCAATAGCACCACTTAAAATTTCAAACTCAAGATTCAGGATCGTACCGTGTGCAATTTGAGCTGCCGCTTCAGAATCTTCTAATCCCAGTAACTGGAAGAATTCCTTAATCATGGATTCTCTGGCGTGATTCGCCATTCGAACTGCTCGGGTCAGTTGCTCATTGCGAAGCGCTTCATTGCGGAATGCCAGCTCAACCAATCTGCGATCCCGGTCTTCAGCCTGGGTGCGAACATGAGTGAGAATAAAGCGAGTCAATTGCTGGATTAGCAGCTTGCGGCTGCTGTGTGAGGCTCGTTCCTGTGCTGATAAATTCCGTGCAGCACTAAAGCTCTCTTCTTGCAGTTGACGTGTACTCTCAAGACCTTGCTCAACAAAATAAGTAAATGAATCGCTGATCAGGTCATTTAGGTCTTTGAAGTAATAAGTTGTAGCCGCGAGAGGAACGTTAGCTTCGCGGGCTACGGCACGGTGTCTGATTCCGCGGATACCTTCTTTAACGATCAGTCTCAGGGTGGCCTCTAGAATCGCCTTGCGACGCAGACGGCTATCTGCGCGTTGGGCCCGGCGGCCGTGGTAGACCAATTCAGACTTTCCAGTGTCTACAGTCATAGCATTATCCCTGTCTTATTGCATTGGCGCCGATAGCAAGGTGAAGCTGGTCGGCCGTGCCATTCTAGCCAAACAAAATTAAAAAAAGGGAATAATGCTATTACATTCGATTACACGGAAATTGCACCAGAACAATGCAATCTGTGTAAGAAAATAGAGGTTAGTTGATGTGTGACATCATACTGAAAAATTGAAGGATGAAAAATACGCAATAAGCAGATTAGTGAGAGCGGTCACATTGTGGCTTTTGGTGAAAAATGAGGGCTCTGCAATCGATTGGAGGGTTAGACTACTATTCGATTGCAGAATTTAGTTGATTATCAGAAGATTTTTCTTAAGAAATTTTTCCGGTAACACGGACGCGTTTGGAGCCTGGAATAATTTTAATTTTCCGACTTTTACGTCTCTCAATACCGATATCAATAGAATTTTTTGCCGCAATCAATAAACCTGTGACAAGAAATGCACCGGGAGGCAGCACTGCGACAAGAACGCCTGGGTAATCACCGCCAAAAATAGAGATACTCCAATCCTTGGCCAATGAGCCAAACAACAAATCCATATCTGAAAATAGTGTGCCTTGCCCAAGAATCTCTCTGACGGCACCGATGACGATCAGTACCGCTGTGAAACCCATGCCCATCATAAATCCATCGACAAGGGAGGGAAGCGCTGGGTTTTTACTGGCGAAGGCATCTGCTCGCCCAAGGATTGCACAGTTGGTTACGATCAGCGGAATAAAAATACCCAGAACCAAATAAAGTTCGTAGGTGTAGGCCTTCATTAACAGCTCAATGCAGGTAACAAAGGTGGCAATAATCATTACAGAGGCAGGCAATCGAACAGTATCCGGGATTTGTTGCCGGATGAGGGACACCACTAAATTGGAGCTGGTGAGAACACCGGTAGTAGCAAGGCCCAGGCCGATGCCATTAACCACTGAACCGGTGACTGCAAGCAGCGGACAGAGCCCAAGCAGTTGCACTAATGCGGGATTATTTTTCCACAACCCATTTTGGGCGATTTCTGTATAGCTGGAAATTGCCATCAGTTCTGCTCCTCAACCGCCGCAGGCTCTTTTTCAGCATCGATTTCAGAGCTTTCAATTTCCACGGCCCGTTTGGAAATTGGCGCATTAAATATCTGCTCGTGATTCTGAGCTACAAACTCGAGTACCTGGTGAACTTCATTGACCACCGCACGGGGTGTGATTGTCGCGCCAGTGAATTCGTCAAAAACACCGCCATCCTTTTGCACTTTCCATTCGTTGGAGGGCGGATTCTCTAAAGACAGGCCGTCAAACTGAAGTACCCAGTCACTTTTTTTCAATTCAACTTTATCGCCTAATCCGGGGGTTTCTGTGTGGCTCGTTACCCTGACACCAGCGATAGTGCCATCGCGGTTGACCCCTACCAGCATTTTTATCGGGCCGGAATATCCATCGGGTGCTACAGCGGGAATAATCACTGCAGAAATTTTTCCGTCCTCTTCCCGTGCCAGGTTGATATCGCCGCCTTGCTTTAGGCCCAACTGGTTCCAGTAAGGCCTTGGAATCGGGTAAGTGTCTACCAGCATATCGTTGCTGTGGCGTTCCAATGGGATAATTTCCAACAAAGCTTTTGCGGAAGCTTCGCGAATGGCTCTCTCAATCGGTTCTTTGGTGGTAATTTGGGTGACAGCCAGTGTGCCGGCCGTGACAAGGGCGATGAGAGTGAGTACGGCGGCGTTGGAGGCCATTGACTGCTTAAGCATCACTGCTCCTCCAGGTCAGTAGCCCGACGCGGGCGTTTGTGGCCGTAGGTGCGTGGGAGCGTGTAGTTATCAATTGTGGGCGTAGCAAAGTTCATTAGCAACACAGCAAAAGCCACCGCGTCGGGGTAGGTACCCCAGGCCCGGATGATATAAGTGAGCAGACCGACACCGGCGCCAAAAATCAGTCGGCCCCGGTTACTGGTGGCACCACTGACAGGGTCGGTAATAATAAAGAAGGCCCCAAACATGGTGGCGCCGGAAAATAAATGCAGTACTGGGGAGCCCTCTGATAAGGAGCTGCCGCTGTCGTAGAAAAACAGGGAAATCAGAGTGAGGGTGGCGAGCATGGCAACCGGTGCATGCCAGGTAATAATGCCGCGAAATAATAAAAACAGCCCACCTAACAGGAATCCGAAGCTAACTGTTTCCCAACCGACTCCAGCAAATGTGCCTTTATTGAGGACCGGCTCCATTTCATAGAGTTGGGAGAGAAGTACGGACTCGTTTAGCCGCACGATTTCCAGCGGTGTAGCGCGGGTAAAACCATCGACGTTGTAGGTGCCGATAACCAGGGAAAAGGCCTCTTCCAGGCCGGGAGTTCCACCGATAACCTCTGCGGCTCCTACCCAGCGGGTCATATCTACGGGAAAACTGATAAGCAGGACTACATAGCCCACCATGGCGGGGTTAAAGGGGTTATATCCCATGCCGCCATACAAGTGTTTGGCCAGTATGATCGCCACTGCAGTGCCGACTATCGGCAGCCACCAGGCACAGTAAGGTGGAAGCGAGATGCCGAGGAGTAATGCGGTCACAAAAGCACTGCAATCCCGCAGGTAGAATGCCGCTGGCCTGCGGCGCAGTCTCATTACCGCCGCTTCGCATAATAAGGCTGTGATAGTGCACAGAACAATATTGATCAGTACACCAATGCCAAAATAAATCACCATTGCCAGTACACCGGGAATGGTCGCGGCAGCGACCTGCAGCATGACTTTGGTGGTGTCATTTCCGGAGCGGGCATGAGGAGAGGTGGCGCGCATCAGAGACATTATTGTTTTCCGTCCTGTGCTGCTTGGTGTTCGCGCATTTTATCTTCCAATTTTTGTTGCAGCTTCTCTAGTGCGCTTTCAAATGCGCCCAGATTGGCATCGTTTTCATTCAGAGCTTTTTGTAGGCGGGTTTCCGCCTTGGCGACGCGTTTACGCAGTGCTTCAACATCTGCAGCGAGCTTATCGGCATCACTCATCTGGGCCCGCGCCTCCGCTGCGGCACGGGCTTTGGTTATTGCCCGTACAGCTGCATTGGTTTCTTCCTGGTTGGGCTCCCGGGTGGTATCCCTGTCAGCGCGCCGCTCTGCGAGGGTTAATTTTTGTTGCGCCTCCTGCAATTTGACTTCTGCAGCCTTGAGTTGCGCCGCCAGTTGGTCGCGCTGACTCTCATCGGCAGCCTCAAGTTTATTGCGCATTCGCTCCACACGGCTCTCGGCACTGGAGAAAGTACGCTGGGCGCGAGCCAAAAGCTGCTTGGGGTCCTCCTGACGGGACTTGACTCGCGCCAGAGCGGCGGCGACAACGTCTGCTTCCTGTTTTTCGGTCTTGGCTGCTGGAGATTCAGGGTTTTTCTCCCTCTGCTGACGGGCTTGTTCTGCAGCTTTGCGCCTGGCTTCGCGTTTCGCCTCTTTTTCTTTCTCAGCCTTCTCTAGACGTAACTTGCGGAATTCGAAGCGATCGCGGGCGCGGTCGGACTTTTCCTTTTCCGCCTCTGCGGTGCGAATTGCACCCTTGGCTGCGCGATAGTACTGCACCAGTGGAATTGTACTGGGGCAGACATAGGAGCAGGCAC
It contains:
- a CDS encoding alpha/beta hydrolase; its protein translation is MRKVNDRLSEFLDEYNSSMKELYSKGFEFSPINVRESTAKLIAKYVTDIPEVASVGDGIIYASGYDVPVRVFVPYPDEVLPVLVYFHGGGHVAGNVYSFDPICRKIARETRHIVVAPEYRLAPENRYPNAVADCYAAIMGVWAALDRLGLYYQPSLSVAGDSAGGALAATISHLAQFDYSVKIKKQVLIYPVLDYTMHLRSHEENAVGYFLEARKSVWYLGQYFNEAQCRKKASPLFMDFTAALPETLVFTVEFCPHRDTGDIYYRKIEEVGVRSENVHFSDMIHPFLILEDMVKSECAKVYSSMNSFLND
- a CDS encoding parallel beta-helix domain-containing protein → MKTLAFMGVILVLAMFYGCSEGHESRGDSKFSDGDFQKQLLKKMISAKAGDVITIPEGRFQINRSLSLNVDGVTLRGAGMNKSILSFKGQIQGAEGILVNASDFTIESLAIEDTVGDALKVNEGENIIIREVRVEWTNGPSTKNGAYGIYPVQTKNTLIDGVVAIGASDAGIYVGQSQNVIVRNSRAEFNVAGIEVENTIGADVYNNIAINNTGGVLVFNMPNLPQPGHSTRIYNNQIKNNNTDNFGHEGTPVAAVPAGSGIVINSNDRVEIFGNDISDNNTANILISSYFTAGYYSDKSTQADFDPYPEGIYIYDNSFTGGGTSPDHLQLKALKLAMFGISGALPDILWDGVVNQNKLVDGEIPQDLKVCIDNGTAGIINVDFGNDYKNISTDIAPHLCHLDKLSKVVLDFDIERNGADHLAVLEADNEE
- a CDS encoding SO2930 family diheme c-type cytochrome, which codes for MKSNKQIVMKFALRVFGSLLLVILSGCDPYKKDVQLFPAEAIPENLSAWNILKSDKGALYPTERALPYDLNTGLFSDYAHKFRTVWVPEGTSVAYGEDHFDYPVGTVLSKTFYYPLDSSGAILRTNDFSGDYVEGRFGEALDLNRVRLVETRLLVRREDNWQAMPYVWNEEQTEATLEIAGEAKGFQLVSLNGHREELTYVVPDANQCAGCHAEKFTDKAISPLGPKARHLNKDYPYFSGVENQLLFWQKKGYLHGVPELDSLPKNASIYDHSAPLEDRARAYLDINCGHCHNPTGPADTSGLMLHYGETDWRKLGLCKPPIAAGTGSGGHLFAIVPGKPESSILNFRVESTAPGAMMPELGRSIVHAEGAELLEKWVSSLSGSCT
- a CDS encoding TetR/AcrR family transcriptional regulator, whose product is MTVDTGKSELVYHGRRAQRADSRLRRKAILEATLRLIVKEGIRGIRHRAVAREANVPLAATTYYFKDLNDLISDSFTYFVEQGLESTRQLQEESFSAARNLSAQERASHSSRKLLIQQLTRFILTHVRTQAEDRDRRLVELAFRNEALRNEQLTRAVRMANHARESMIKEFFQLLGLEDSEAAAQIAHGTILNLEFEILSGAIAIDSPLLERTVTLMVNGLIPAATAVAETAAYG
- a CDS encoding electron transport complex subunit E, coding for MAISSYTEIAQNGLWKNNPALVQLLGLCPLLAVTGSVVNGIGLGLATTGVLTSSNLVVSLIRQQIPDTVRLPASVMIIATFVTCIELLMKAYTYELYLVLGIFIPLIVTNCAILGRADAFASKNPALPSLVDGFMMGMGFTAVLIVIGAVREILGQGTLFSDMDLLFGSLAKDWSISIFGGDYPGVLVAVLPPGAFLVTGLLIAAKNSIDIGIERRKSRKIKIIPGSKRVRVTGKIS
- the rsxG gene encoding electron transport complex subunit RsxG yields the protein MLKQSMASNAAVLTLIALVTAGTLAVTQITTKEPIERAIREASAKALLEIIPLERHSNDMLVDTYPIPRPYWNQLGLKQGGDINLAREEDGKISAVIIPAVAPDGYSGPIKMLVGVNRDGTIAGVRVTSHTETPGLGDKVELKKSDWVLQFDGLSLENPPSNEWKVQKDGGVFDEFTGATITPRAVVNEVHQVLEFVAQNHEQIFNAPISKRAVEIESSEIDAEKEPAAVEEQN
- the rsxD gene encoding electron transport complex subunit RsxD translates to MSLMRATSPHARSGNDTTKVMLQVAAATIPGVLAMVIYFGIGVLINIVLCTITALLCEAAVMRLRRRPAAFYLRDCSAFVTALLLGISLPPYCAWWLPIVGTAVAIILAKHLYGGMGYNPFNPAMVGYVVLLISFPVDMTRWVGAAEVIGGTPGLEEAFSLVIGTYNVDGFTRATPLEIVRLNESVLLSQLYEMEPVLNKGTFAGVGWETVSFGFLLGGLFLLFRGIITWHAPVAMLATLTLISLFFYDSGSSLSEGSPVLHLFSGATMFGAFFIITDPVSGATSNRGRLIFGAGVGLLTYIIRAWGTYPDAVAFAVLLMNFATPTIDNYTLPRTYGHKRPRRATDLEEQ